GGGTGGTGAATAGACGCATGTCGAATGCTGATTTTCGCGTGCCGAATGCCAATTGGGTTTAAAAGATGGGGAGCGCCCCGGGCAAGCCACTTGGCGCTTGTTCTTCGCTACTCAATTACTTTTGGTGGCTTCTCACGGACACGTACACCTTCTTCGAGCCCGGACAGCACTTCGATGCTGATGGCATCGCTCAATCCGGTTTCAATAATGCGTTCTTCGAGGGAATTGTCAGCCAGCAGGATATTCACCCGTGCCGTATCGTTGGCAAAGTCGATCACGCGTTCTGGAATCAACAATACCTGCTCGCGTTTCTCGATAATGATTTCTGCGTTGGCTGAGTAGCCAGCGCGGAGAATCACTTCTTTCGGATTCCCTTCTGGCATGAGCAGGTCCTTTTCTGTAGCGCTCAGGATTTCAAGCTCAACCGGGAATACCGTTGAATTGTCTTCTTTTTCAGCTTTGAGCCAAATTTTAGCAAGAATGCCGGCGACTGTTGCGCTTGGCAGGGCGCCTACCTTGATGTCGGTATTCATGCCTTCCTCCAGCCGGCCTACGTCAATTTCGTCTACGGTGCCCCGGAAGATCAGGTCGTCCATGTTTGCCATGGTCATCAATACCGTACCCTCCTGGAAGGAGGTCAGCGGGACAATGTTGTCACCGATTTCAACCATTTTGTCGAGAATAAACCCGCTCACAGGCGCCCGAACAACAGATTCGAATACACCTTTTTCTGTTGATACCTGTCCCTTTTTCAAGAGCTCAAGAGCTTCCTGTGCCATCTGAACCTGCAACTTGGCTTCGTCGTAGCTCCGCGCGGCGCGCTCATAATCCTGGTTGGAAATGAGTTGCTTGTCGTGCAGGGCTTTCTGGCGGTCATATTCCATTTTCAGGTTGCGCACTTCAAGCTCGCGTAATTCAATTTGCCGCTCTGCGTCAACGAGCTCTTTGGGGGTCGGCGTTGGCCTGATTTCGAGCAGCGGGTCGCCGGCGCGGACAAAGTCACCTACATCAGCAAACTGGCGCTTGGCAACACCTGAGAATTGAGATTTTACGCTGACTTCTACCCGTGGCTCAATGGTGCCAACAGCCAGCGCTTTGTCTACGATATCACCGCGCTCAACGGTGATGTGGGGAATTTCTTCTTCGCCGTCCTTGTTGTTATTGTTGTAAGCATAAACAGATGCGGCCGCGATGGCACCAACAACAAGCAGGGTAAGTACAATTTTGCCTGTACGCTTCATACTGATCTCGGTGGAGGTTGGGGTGATAGCGCGCTCCGGGGTTCAGAGAGCGGGCTTTTTGTATCAGTTTTGAAGCCTATACGGCTGCTGCAGAAAAAGTGTTACGCTGTAGTGCTATGTTTTTAGCAGCCCTGGATCTACCTCACCACACCAGTACATGAAATCACCCCGCTTCGATTTTTGCTATAATCCCGAGGTGGTGGCGCTTGTGGTTTTGCATAAATCGCAGCCATTCCAGTGCTGTCAGTGGCCCAAAAAAGAGGTGCGGGAAAAGGCGCGGGATTCCTTCGAGTTCATCAAGCAGCGGTTCTACACGTGTGATTGCTTTGGTCATGCGGCCCCAATCCCGTTTGAGGAGTCCATGGTCCAAATTGTCTGGTGGTCGGACTTGCTCGGGCGCAGTTCGTCCTCCTGGCACTTTCCCTTCATAGATCACTTGCAACCGTTCCGGAATGCCTGCTAATGTGTCGTCACCCAGCCGGCCGCTGTGTAATCGCTCGATCAGTCGGGGGATGGAGCCGTGCGCGAGCGCCAGATGGTACAGGTGATGCCCGATAGACCAGCCCGAAACTGCTGCTTTTACCTCGAATAATTTTTCTGCTGGCCACGCCACGTAACCGGCGCCTTGCTCTACCAGGGATTGCAGGGCTGCATAATTCTCGTGCGGTTCCAGACTCGGATCATATGCCATAGCTACGCTCAGTTCTTCTTGATCTATTAGGTTAGCTCGCGCTTCCAGTTTACGCGAATCAGCGCAGGGAAAATATCGAATGTGCCACTGAATAACACCTCTGATAAAAAATTATCCTCCGGCTGCAACTTCTTTATTGTACTCCTGTACAACCGTTGACAAAGTGTCAATGAGTTGATTCGGAGTAACCTGTAAACCCATGTTAATGTCTACCCTTGAGCGCCGGCAAGAAGAGAAAGAACAGCGTCGAAATGATATTATCGATGCTGCTGAGGTTGTGTTCGCGCAAAAGGGTGTTGACAAGGCAACCATGGCTGATGTGGCAAAAGAAGCGCGGTTGAGCCGAGGTTTGATTTATTTTTATTTCAAAGATAAAGAAGATCTGTATCTGGCTATTATGGTACGCGCATCGCGCGGATTGCGGGAGGCTTTTGAACAGGCAGTTACAGATGAGATGCGGGGATTCGAAAAAATTACGGCGATGGGGCGTGCTTATGTGCGTTTTTCCAAAGAGCAGCCGGCCTACTTCCATGCGTTA
This genomic interval from Bacteroidota bacterium contains the following:
- a CDS encoding DinB family protein gives rise to the protein MAYDPSLEPHENYAALQSLVEQGAGYVAWPAEKLFEVKAAVSGWSIGHHLYHLALAHGSIPRLIERLHSGRLGDDTLAGIPERLQVIYEGKVPGGRTAPEQVRPPDNLDHGLLKRDWGRMTKAITRVEPLLDELEGIPRLFPHLFFGPLTALEWLRFMQNHKRHHLGIIAKIEAG
- a CDS encoding efflux RND transporter periplasmic adaptor subunit, whose product is MKRTGKIVLTLLVVGAIAAASVYAYNNNNKDGEEEIPHITVERGDIVDKALAVGTIEPRVEVSVKSQFSGVAKRQFADVGDFVRAGDPLLEIRPTPTPKELVDAERQIELRELEVRNLKMEYDRQKALHDKQLISNQDYERAARSYDEAKLQVQMAQEALELLKKGQVSTEKGVFESVVRAPVSGFILDKMVEIGDNIVPLTSFQEGTVLMTMANMDDLIFRGTVDEIDVGRLEEGMNTDIKVGALPSATVAGILAKIWLKAEKEDNSTVFPVELEILSATEKDLLMPEGNPKEVILRAGYSANAEIIIEKREQVLLIPERVIDFANDTARVNILLADNSLEERIIETGLSDAISIEVLSGLEEGVRVREKPPKVIE
- a CDS encoding TetR/AcrR family transcriptional regulator codes for the protein MLMSTLERRQEEKEQRRNDIIDAAEVVFAQKGVDKATMADVAKEARLSRGLIYFYFKDKEDLYLAIMVRASRGLREAFEQAVTDEMRGFEKITAMGRAYVRFSKEQPAYFHALTEFETRTINFEEPIESEVACLAEGNKVLELMARVIAEGMQDGSIRQDIGDPMKASVCLWGFTHGIIQIVAKKQDMFTHVLQVDPDALITQAFDMMERSLAS